One Deltaproteobacteria bacterium CG11_big_fil_rev_8_21_14_0_20_42_23 genomic window, ATCAAGAATGGCTTTGCGGTATCGCGAACTGGCTCTGGAACGTATTCATCACACGCTGCCAACAAACGAGCTATTGATTGAGTTCCGAGTTCACTCTCTTCGCCTTCCAACGCCTTCAAGGCACTTCCGCGAATGATTGGAATTTCATCTCCGGGAAAATTATACTGTGTCAACAATTCACGCACTTCGAGTTCTACCAGATCCAAAAGCTCTGCGTCGTCAACCGTATCGCATTTGTTCAAAAACACTACAATTCGAGGAACTCCTACTTGGCGCGCAAGAAGGATGTGCTCTCTGGTTTGCGGCATCGGACCATCTGCTGCGTTCACCACCAAGATCGCTCCGTCCATCTGAGCTGCTCCTGTGATCATGTTTTTTACATAGTCAGCGTGGCCTGGACAATCGACGTGTGCATAGTGACGGTTCGCTGTCTCATATTCTACGTGCGCTGTTGAAATGGTAATTCCGCGCTCGCGCTCTTCTGGTGCTTTATCGATCTGATCGAAATCCATCTTCTCCGCTAAACCCAAGGCTGCTTGCGTTTTCGTGATCGCGGCCGTTAATGTCGTCTTACCATGGTCTACGTGACCGATTGTACCGATGTTAACATGTGGTTTCGTTCTCTCAAATTTCCCCTTACTCATATACTGCCTCCGTGTAAAAAACGTTTTCTTTAGTTAATTAAACTCCGCGAGCCTTTGCCACTACTTCTTCTGCAAGATTTTTTGGCAATTGTTCGTAATGTGCAAATTCCATTGAGTAGGTTGCGCGTCCTTGAGATAAACTTCTCAAGTGTGTTGCATACCCAAACATAGCCGAGAGCGGAACATTGGCTGTGATCACTTGAGAATCAGTGTGAATTTCACTGTTCATGATTCTTCCGCGTCTTGACGTAAGATCTCCAGTGATCGGACCAACAAAATCATCTGGGACAACCACTTCAACCATCATAATTGGCTCTAAAATAACTGGAGATGCTTTATGAACACCTTCTTTAAGCGCCATAGAACCTGCAATTTTGAAGGCCATATCTGATGAATCCACCTCATGGTAAGATCCGTCGAGAAGGCGTACTTTGATATCTACAACAGGATAACCTGCAATAGCACCACCGGTACACGCTTCTTTTACGCCCTTTTCTACTGCTGGGATATATTCACGTGGAATTCTTCCACCACTAATTTCATCGATAAACTCAAAACCTTTTCCAGCTTCATTTGGAGAAACATGGATAACAACGTGTCCATATTGTCCGCGACCACCACTCTGTTTTGCATATTTGTGGTCGATTTTTGCTTCGCCGGTAATAGTTTCTCTGTAGGCAACTTGCGGTCTACCAACGTTTGCTTCAACACTGAATTCTCTCTTCATACGATCAACAATAATTTCAAGATGAAGCTCGCCCATTCCTGAAATAATTGTTTGACCTGTCTCATGATCAACATGAACTTTAAGAGAAGGATCTTCTGAAGAAAGTTTTCCAAGTGCTGTTGAAAGTTTTTCTTCATCCGCTTTTGATTTTGGTTCGATGGCAACTGAAATTACCGGATCAGGGAAAGTCATTGATTCCAAAATAACCGGTTGGTTTCCATCACAAAGCGTATCTCCAGTGCGGGTATTTTTGAGACCAACAACTGCAGCAATATCTCCAGCGAACACTTCTTTAATTTCTTCGCGCTGATTTGAGTGCATTTGCAACATTCTGCCCATGCGCTCTTTTTTTCCATTTGTTGAATTAAGAACTGGATTACCCGCTTCAAGCTTTCCAGAATAAACTCTGAAATAAGTAAGCTGGCCAACATAAGGATCTGTCATAATTTTAAACGCCAACGCCGAAAACGGTTCGTTTTCATCTGGTTTGCGCAAGACTTTTTCTTCTTCGTTATCAACACTAACACCTTCAATGGCATCAACATCGAGAGGTGAAGGGAGGTAATTTACAACAGCATCAAGAAGTTGTTGCACCCCTTTATTTTTGAAAGCAGAACCACAAAAGACTGGAGTAATTTGCATTGCAATCACTGCATTTCTTGCGGCACGTTTAAGTTCTTCAGCAGAAACTTCTTGGCCCTCCAAGTATTTTCCCATAAGAACTTCATCGTTCTCTACAAGCGACTCCACAAGCATTCCGCGATATTTGCTTACTTCTTCTTGCATGTCATTTGGGACATCAACAATGTCAAACTTTGCACCCAAAGACTCATCATTGAACACATAAGCTTTACGTTCGATAAGATCGACAACTCCTTTGAACTGATCTTCAGCTCCAATAGGAAGTTGGAATGCAACGGCGTTCGCTTTGAGGCGATCGTTAATAGTAGAGATAACACGAATAAAATTCGCGCCTGTGCGGTCCATTTTATTCACGAAAGCAATTTTTGGAACTTTGTAACGATTTGCTTGGCGCCAAACCGTTTCAGACTGTGGCTGCACACCAGCTACCGCACAAAAAACACCAACCGCTCCATCAAGCACACGCAAACTGCGCTCTACTTCGATGGTGAAGTCAACGTGTCCTGGAGTATCGATAATGTTAATGCGATGATCTCCCCAGAAACAGGTGGTAGCCGCAGAAGTAATGGTGATACCACGCTCCTGCTCTTGCTCCATCCAGTCCATGGTTGCAGCACCTTCATGCACTTCACCGATCTTATAATTTTTTCCGGTATAATAAAGGATACGCTCAGTCGCAGTGGTTTTACCCGCATCGATATGAGCCATAATTCCTATATTTCTAATTTTTTCTAATGTAGCACGAGCCATTGTTTCTACCTTTTTCAACTTCTTAAATTGTACCTACCATTTAAAGTGAGCAAACGCTTTGTTTGCTTCTGCCATGCGGTGTGTATCTTCGCGTTTTTTGAAGGCTCCACCACGTTGTTCAAGCACATCTAACAACTCTCCTGCTAAACGTTCTCCCATAGAACCTTCGCCGCGAGCTCTTGCTGCAGCAACCAACCAACGAAGCGCCAATGTTGCACGGCGATCGGAACGAACTTCAACAGGAACTTGATATGTAGCCCCACCTACACGGCGAGATCTTACTTCAACATTTGGCTTCAAGCTATCAAGCGCTTGACGGAAAACTTTTACAGGATCATCTTTTTTCTTTTCATGAAGAACATCGAATGCACCGTAAACAATTGTCTCGGCAACGCCTTTTTTACCACCCATCATCAAAGTATTTACGAGCTTCGACACCACAGCATCGTTATATCTTGGATCTGGGATAACATCTCTTTTTAAACTGCCTCTTTTTTTTCTTGGCATACAACCCTCATCTCACTACTTCGGTTTTTTAGTTCCATATTTAGAACGACTTTGTTTACGTCCATCAACACCTGTTGTGTCAAGCGTTCCACGAACGGTGTGATATCTCACACCCGGCAAATCTTTTACTCTTCCACCACGAATCAAAATCACAGAGTGCTCTTGAAGGTTATGGCCTTCTCCGGGAATATAGCTGGTTACTTCAGCGCCGTTTGTAAGCCTTACACGAGCTACCTTACGAAGCGCAGAGTTCGGCTTCTTTGGAGTTGTAGTGTAAACTCTGGTGCAAACACCTCTTTTTTGAGGACATCTTTCCAAAGCGGGAGAAGCCGTGCGTGACTTCACTTTTTTTCTCCCTTTTCGTACTAATTGGTTGATTGTAGGCATAACGTAAGAACCTCATTTTTATTTGTGCTGCTTTATTTTTAAAAAACGCTTTATTTTTCAACTACTTACACACACTTTTTGGGCGGACCCGCAAAAGTGCGTGGAACTTATCAGACGAAATATTCAAAGTCAAGAAAATCAAAGGAAGGGAGCAGCGCTTTTTTCTAGCTTAAAGCGCTGCATCAGACCTTAGCCGGCAACTTCTTGCTCTAGCTCAACTTTTTTATGAGATCCGCGAGATGAAGCTACGGCTTCAAGCAATCCATCATCTACGTGCGCTCGCACTTTTGTTTGCTTATATCGCTGCAATCCCGTTCCTGCTGGAATGAGGCGTCCCATGATCACATTCTCTTTGAGGCCTCTTAAATAATCCACTTTTCCCGAAACGGCTGCTTCTGTGAGCACTTTTGTGGTCTCTTGGAAGGAAGCTGCCGAGATGAAGCTTTCAGTGGTAAGTGATGCTTTTGTAATTCCGAGAAGCAAAGGCTCTGCAACGACAGGTTGTTTTCCTGCTGCCATGAGCTCTTCATTTTTGAGATCAAAGTTAGATTTTTCCACTTGCTCGTCTACAAGCCATGTAGAATCACCTGGTTCGATAATAGTAACTCGTCTTAACATCTGACGAACGATGACTTCGATATGCTTATCGTTAATTTTCACACCTTGAAGTCGATATACTTCCTGAACCTCGTCTACCAAATATTTTGCGAGCGCTTTTACGCCAAGCACTTTTAAAATATCGTGCGGATTGGAAGAGCCATCCATAAGTGGTTCACCAGCACGGATGAAATCACCTTCATTTACAGAAATGTGCTTTCCTTTGAGAATGAGGTATTCCGTTGGTTCTCCATCTTCTGGAGTTACAATAACGCGACGTTTTCCTTTGAGATCTTTTCCAAAACTTACCACTCCATCTACTTCACTAATGATGGCATGTTCTTTTGGTTTACGTGCTTCGAATAACTCGGCAACACGAGGAAGACCCCCGGTAATATCTTTTGTTTTTGTTGTTTCACGCGGGATACGTGCAATCTCATCACCTGCTTTTACTTTGCCACCTTGTGCAACCGCCAAAATGGCGCCAACCGGCATCAAATAACGTGCATGCCCTCTTCCAGATGGATGCTCAAGCGTTTCTCCATCATCACCTTTGATAGAAATACGTGGTCTGCTGTTTGGATTTTTTGAAGACTGAATCACGCGACGTGAAAGACCTGTTACTTCGTCCACTTGTTCAGACATGGTTTGGCCTTCAGTAATATCACCAAACTTAACGGTACCACTCACATCGGTAAGAATTGGAATGGTGTAAGGATCCCAGTCAGCTAAAAGCGTTGCTGCTTTTACTTTTTGTCCATTTTTTACTCGGAGGAAAGCTCCGTAATTGAGGCGGTAGCGTTCACGTTCTCTGCCTTCATCATCAATGATAATCATCTCACCATTACGATTGGTAATAGTTTCATTACCAGCCGAGTTGGGAGCAATATTTACATTGTGAAGTTTAACAATACCATCGTGTCTGTTTTCGAGAGCTGATTGTTCAACACGTCTTGATGCCGTTCCACCAATGTGGAAGGTTCTCATGGTAAGCTGTGTTCCTGGCTCACCAATTGACTGAGCCGCAATAACTCCAACCGCTTCACCCACATTGACCAAGTGTCCACGAGCTAGATCACGACCATAGCATTTACGGCAAACACCAAATGGTGCTTTACAGGTAAGAGCCGATCGTACTTTTATTCTTTCGATACCCGATTCTTCAACAACATGAACAAGGGCTTCATCGATCATTTCAGCATTTTGAACAATAACGTTTCCATTGAAAGGATCAATCACATCGTTGAGAGCTACGCGACCTAGAATACGTTCGCCTAATGGTTCGATGACTTCGCCTGCCTCGACTAATGGATAGACTTCAATCCCATCAAGTGTTCCGCAATCTTGAATTGAAACAATGCTGTCTTGAGCAACATCCACAAGACGTCTTGTGAGGTATCCAGAGTTTGCAGTTTTTAGTGCTGTATCGGCAAGACCTTTACGTGCTCCGTGTGTAGAAATAAAATACTGAAGTACGTTCAAGCCTTCTCTAAAGTTTGCAACAATTGGCGTTTCAATAATTTCGCCAGATGGTTTTGCCATCAGACCGCGCATACCAGATAATTGGCGCATCTGCTGTCCACTACCTCTTGCTCCAGAATCTGCCATGATGAAGACAGAGTTGAAACTCATTTGTGTGCGTTTCTCGCCTTTGGTACTTGTGGCTACTTCTGTACTAAGGCCTTTCATCATGCGACCAGCAATGGTCTCCGTGGTCTGTGCCCAAATATCTACTACTTTGTTGTACTTCTCACCGGAAGTAATAAGACCTTCGGTGTATTGAACTTCAACTTTAGCCACTTCTTCGAAAGCTTTATCCAAAATTTCTTTTTTCGAATCTGGAATAACCATGTCGTCGATACAAATAGAAATTCCAGCTTTTGTAGAATGCTTGAAGCCAAGAGTACGTAAGCTATCGCAAAGAAGAACAGTCTCTTTGTCTTTGCACAAACGGTAGCACTGATCAATCAGCTCAACGATGGCTTTTTTGTCCATCACTTTGTTGATATAATTAAATTTCACCATAGCTGGAACGTGTTGATACAAAATCACGCGGCCAGTTGTGGTTTCGTAACGCTCACCTTCGATACGAACGTTAATTTTAGATTGAAGATCAAGTTCACCTGATTCATACGCAATGTTCACTTCTTCGATGCCTGAAAAAGTGCAGCCTTCGCCTTTTCCAAACGCACGTTCGCGAGTGAGGTAGTATAAGCCTAAAACCATATCTTGCGTCGGAACAATAATTGGCTTTCCGTTCGCAGGAGAAAGAATGTTGTTGGTAGAGAGCAAAAGAATTCTCGCTTCAATTTGAGCTTCAATTGAAAGCGGAACGTGCACTGCCATCTGGTCTCCGTCGAAGTCGGCGTTAAACGCAGCACACACAAGGGGATGCAGGCGAATAGCTTTTCCTTCGATAAGCACAGGTTCAAAAGCCTGAACTCCGAGACGGTGAAGCGTTGGAGCACGGTTGAGAAGAACTGGATGCTCTTTAATCACATCATCCAAAGCATCCCACACTTCTGGAGTTTCGGTTTCTACCAAGCGTTTTGCACTTTTAATGGTAGAGGCCAAACCATTTTCTTGAAGTCTGTTATAAATAAATGGCTTGAACAATTCGAGCGCCATCTTTTTTGGCAAACCACATTGATGCAATCTAAGCTCGGGCCCAACTACAATTACCGAACGTCCAGAATAATCTACACGTTTTCCAAGAAGGTTCTGACGGAAACGACCTTGTTTTCCTTTAAGCATATCAGAAAGCGAACGAAGTGCTCTGTTGTTTGGACCAACAAAAGGACGCGCTCTTCTTCCGTTATCGAAAAGAGCATCAACTGCTTCTTGCAACATTCTCTTTTCGTTTCTGATAATGATGTCTGGAGCACTAAGTTCCATCAAGCGTTTCAAGCGATTGTTTCTGTTGATCACGCGACGGTAGAGATCGTTTAAGTCTGATGTTGCAAAGCGTCCACCTTCAAGAGGAACAAGAGGACGAAGATCTGGTGGAATAACCGGAAGCACTTCCAAAATCATCCACTCTGGTCTATTTGCTGCTTCGAAAAATTGTTCAGACAACTTCAATCGTTTGGCGAGTTTTTTTCGTGTGGCTTCAGATTTTGTTTCTCTGAGGTCAGCTCTTAACTTGATAGAAAGTTCTTCCAAGTCAACTTGAGCAAGCATTTCTCTTACGGCATCTCCACCCATTCCTACGCGGAAATCTGGACCAAATTCATCAAGTGCATTTTGGTATTGATCTTCAGTAAGAATTTCACCTTGAAGTAAAGTGGTGTTGCCAGGATCAAGAACAGTATACGCTTCGCAATACAAAACACGCTCAAGACTTTTGAGAGGAATATCAAGCATTGTTCCAATGCGCGAAGGCAAACTTTTCAAGAACCAAATATGAGCAACTGGAGTTGCAAGGTTAATGTGGCCCATGCGATCACGACGCACTTTACTTTGGATAACTTCTACTCCGCACTTTTCGCACACAATTCCTCTGTGCTTCATGCGTTTGTATTTTCCGCAGATACATTCGTAATCTTTTACTGGTCCAAAAATTTTCGCGCAAAACAAGCCATCTCTTTCGGGCTTAAATGTACGGTAGTTAATGGTTTCCGGTTTTTTCACTTCACCGTGAGACCATGAACGAATCTTCTCTGGGCTCGCTAATTTAATGCGAACTCCATCAAAGGATAACGGATCTTTTGGTTTTTCAAAAAAATGATAAATATCCATGTCGACCTCTCGTGGTGACCTCAAAGGTTCACAATTATTGTTATTCCTTCTCAGACTCAATTAAATCAATGTCCAGGCAAAGACCTTGAAGCTCTTTAATGAGAACGTTAAACGATTCTGGCAAACCAGGTTCAAGCACCTTTTCACCTTTTACAATCGCTTCATACATTCTGCTTCTTCCTGATACGTCATCTGACTTAACTGTTAAAAATTCTTGAAGAGCATATGCGGCACCGTATGCTTCCATTGCCCATACTTCCATCTCTCCTAAACGCTGTCCTCCGAACTGAGCTTTTCCACCAAGTGGTTGCTGCGTTACAAGAGAATATGGTCCAATAGAACGTGCGTGAATTTTTTCGTCTACCAAGTGATGGAGCTTCAAGACATACATAATTCCAACGGTAACCGGAGAATCGAAGGCATCACCCGTTCGTCCGTCGAAGAGAATAGTTTGTCCAGAGAGAGGAAGATCTGCTGTTTCAAGCAAAGACTTCACTTCTTTCTCATTGGCTCCGTCAAATACAGGTGTTTCAACTGGAACACCTTTTCTCAATTTCACCGCGAGCTCTCTTATTTGCTCATCGGTTGACTCATCAAGAAGCTTTGAAAGCGATGGTGAGTTGTAAGCTTTTTTAATCATCTCAATCATATTTTTTCTTGAATATTGTTCTTCAAGAATATGGTTGATTTGTTCACCCAAGTGATATGAAGCCCAGCCCAAGTGTGTTTCCAGAATTTGTCCAACGTTCATACGTGAAGGAACACCAAGTGGATTAAGCACTACATCAACTGGTGTGCCATCTGCCATGTACGGCAAATCTTCTTCAGGCATAATGCAAGACACAACCCCTTTGTTTCCG contains:
- the tuf gene encoding elongation factor Tu (EF-Tu; promotes GTP-dependent binding of aminoacyl-tRNA to the A-site of ribosomes during protein biosynthesis; when the tRNA anticodon matches the mRNA codon, GTP hydrolysis results; the inactive EF-Tu-GDP leaves the ribosome and release of GDP is promoted by elongation factor Ts; many prokaryotes have two copies of the gene encoding EF-Tu) codes for the protein MSKGKFERTKPHVNIGTIGHVDHGKTTLTAAITKTQAALGLAEKMDFDQIDKAPEERERGITISTAHVEYETANRHYAHVDCPGHADYVKNMITGAAQMDGAILVVNAADGPMPQTREHILLARQVGVPRIVVFLNKCDTVDDAELLDLVELEVRELLTQYNFPGDEIPIIRGSALKALEGEESELGTQSIARLLAACDEYVPEPVRDTAKPFL
- the fusA gene encoding elongation factor G; this encodes MARATLEKIRNIGIMAHIDAGKTTATERILYYTGKNYKIGEVHEGAATMDWMEQEQERGITITSAATTCFWGDHRINIIDTPGHVDFTIEVERSLRVLDGAVGVFCAVAGVQPQSETVWRQANRYKVPKIAFVNKMDRTGANFIRVISTINDRLKANAVAFQLPIGAEDQFKGVVDLIERKAYVFNDESLGAKFDIVDVPNDMQEEVSKYRGMLVESLVENDEVLMGKYLEGQEVSAEELKRAARNAVIAMQITPVFCGSAFKNKGVQQLLDAVVNYLPSPLDVDAIEGVSVDNEEEKVLRKPDENEPFSALAFKIMTDPYVGQLTYFRVYSGKLEAGNPVLNSTNGKKERMGRMLQMHSNQREEIKEVFAGDIAAVVGLKNTRTGDTLCDGNQPVILESMTFPDPVISVAIEPKSKADEEKLSTALGKLSSEDPSLKVHVDHETGQTIISGMGELHLEIIVDRMKREFSVEANVGRPQVAYRETITGEAKIDHKYAKQSGGRGQYGHVVIHVSPNEAGKGFEFIDEISGGRIPREYIPAVEKGVKEACTGGAIAGYPVVDIKVRLLDGSYHEVDSSDMAFKIAGSMALKEGVHKASPVILEPIMMVEVVVPDDFVGPITGDLTSRRGRIMNSEIHTDSQVITANVPLSAMFGYATHLRSLSQGRATYSMEFAHYEQLPKNLAEEVVAKARGV
- a CDS encoding 30S ribosomal protein S7, with the translated sequence MPRKKRGSLKRDVIPDPRYNDAVVSKLVNTLMMGGKKGVAETIVYGAFDVLHEKKKDDPVKVFRQALDSLKPNVEVRSRRVGGATYQVPVEVRSDRRATLALRWLVAAARARGEGSMGERLAGELLDVLEQRGGAFKKREDTHRMAEANKAFAHFKW
- a CDS encoding 30S ribosomal protein S12; this encodes MPTINQLVRKGRKKVKSRTASPALERCPQKRGVCTRVYTTTPKKPNSALRKVARVRLTNGAEVTSYIPGEGHNLQEHSVILIRGGRVKDLPGVRYHTVRGTLDTTGVDGRKQSRSKYGTKKPK
- the rpoC gene encoding DNA-directed RNA polymerase subunit beta', encoding MDIYHFFEKPKDPLSFDGVRIKLASPEKIRSWSHGEVKKPETINYRTFKPERDGLFCAKIFGPVKDYECICGKYKRMKHRGIVCEKCGVEVIQSKVRRDRMGHINLATPVAHIWFLKSLPSRIGTMLDIPLKSLERVLYCEAYTVLDPGNTTLLQGEILTEDQYQNALDEFGPDFRVGMGGDAVREMLAQVDLEELSIKLRADLRETKSEATRKKLAKRLKLSEQFFEAANRPEWMILEVLPVIPPDLRPLVPLEGGRFATSDLNDLYRRVINRNNRLKRLMELSAPDIIIRNEKRMLQEAVDALFDNGRRARPFVGPNNRALRSLSDMLKGKQGRFRQNLLGKRVDYSGRSVIVVGPELRLHQCGLPKKMALELFKPFIYNRLQENGLASTIKSAKRLVETETPEVWDALDDVIKEHPVLLNRAPTLHRLGVQAFEPVLIEGKAIRLHPLVCAAFNADFDGDQMAVHVPLSIEAQIEARILLLSTNNILSPANGKPIIVPTQDMVLGLYYLTRERAFGKGEGCTFSGIEEVNIAYESGELDLQSKINVRIEGERYETTTGRVILYQHVPAMVKFNYINKVMDKKAIVELIDQCYRLCKDKETVLLCDSLRTLGFKHSTKAGISICIDDMVIPDSKKEILDKAFEEVAKVEVQYTEGLITSGEKYNKVVDIWAQTTETIAGRMMKGLSTEVATSTKGEKRTQMSFNSVFIMADSGARGSGQQMRQLSGMRGLMAKPSGEIIETPIVANFREGLNVLQYFISTHGARKGLADTALKTANSGYLTRRLVDVAQDSIVSIQDCGTLDGIEVYPLVEAGEVIEPLGERILGRVALNDVIDPFNGNVIVQNAEMIDEALVHVVEESGIERIKVRSALTCKAPFGVCRKCYGRDLARGHLVNVGEAVGVIAAQSIGEPGTQLTMRTFHIGGTASRRVEQSALENRHDGIVKLHNVNIAPNSAGNETITNRNGEMIIIDDEGRERERYRLNYGAFLRVKNGQKVKAATLLADWDPYTIPILTDVSGTVKFGDITEGQTMSEQVDEVTGLSRRVIQSSKNPNSRPRISIKGDDGETLEHPSGRGHARYLMPVGAILAVAQGGKVKAGDEIARIPRETTKTKDITGGLPRVAELFEARKPKEHAIISEVDGVVSFGKDLKGKRRVIVTPEDGEPTEYLILKGKHISVNEGDFIRAGEPLMDGSSNPHDILKVLGVKALAKYLVDEVQEVYRLQGVKINDKHIEVIVRQMLRRVTIIEPGDSTWLVDEQVEKSNFDLKNEELMAAGKQPVVAEPLLLGITKASLTTESFISAASFQETTKVLTEAAVSGKVDYLRGLKENVIMGRLIPAGTGLQRYKQTKVRAHVDDGLLEAVASSRGSHKKVELEQEVAG